From a region of the Corallococcus coralloides DSM 2259 genome:
- a CDS encoding mechanosensitive ion channel family protein translates to MDEIVVQLKSLALTEALPLLLKVIGALFIWFIGRTVIAGFRKVLDMGLQRRQLDATLIRYVGSLFTGTLTLMLIVGILGLMGVETTSFAALIAAAGIAIGAAWSGLLANFAAGIFLLVLRPFRVGEEIEAGGVVGIVQEIGLFVTTLDTSDNVRIAVGNNQMFSDNIINYSHHPYRKMTVKVPLMHGVDVRVLQQALVDRMTTVKGVQEKPVPQVEIAEFTLQGPVLAVCIFCKPTEYNDTQANVGDAIAEILLAVGYTVPTPAVLAAPPPLAKVG, encoded by the coding sequence ATGGATGAAATCGTCGTTCAATTGAAGTCACTTGCCCTGACCGAAGCGCTCCCGCTGCTGCTCAAGGTCATTGGGGCGCTGTTCATCTGGTTCATCGGGCGGACGGTCATCGCCGGCTTCCGCAAGGTGCTGGACATGGGCCTGCAGCGGCGGCAGTTGGACGCCACGCTGATCCGCTACGTCGGCTCGCTGTTCACCGGCACGCTCACGTTGATGCTCATCGTCGGCATCCTGGGGCTGATGGGCGTGGAGACCACGTCCTTCGCCGCGTTGATCGCCGCCGCGGGTATCGCCATTGGCGCGGCCTGGTCCGGGCTGCTGGCCAACTTCGCCGCGGGCATCTTCCTGCTGGTGCTGCGCCCCTTCCGCGTGGGCGAGGAGATCGAAGCCGGCGGAGTCGTGGGCATCGTCCAGGAGATCGGCCTGTTCGTCACCACGCTCGACACGTCGGACAACGTGCGGATCGCCGTGGGCAACAACCAGATGTTCAGCGACAACATCATCAACTACAGCCACCACCCGTACCGCAAGATGACGGTCAAGGTGCCGCTGATGCACGGCGTGGACGTGCGGGTGCTTCAGCAGGCCCTGGTGGATCGCATGACCACGGTGAAGGGCGTCCAGGAGAAGCCCGTGCCGCAGGTGGAGATCGCGGAGTTCACGCTCCAGGGCCCCGTCCTGGCGGTGTGCATCTTCTGCAAGCCCACCGAGTACAACGACACGCAGGCCAACGTGGGCGATGCCATCGCGGAGATCCTCCTGGCCGTGGGCTACACCGTGCCCACGCCGGCCGTGCTGGCCGCGCCGCCGCCGCTGGCGAAGGTGGGCTGA